GGCAGTATTTATTCATATCTGATGAAGCATAATATCAATTTTATATCTGAAAAGGATAATGGAATGGTTTTTAAGGCTGCTTATCAGAATTGGGCATCATATATTACTTATGATCTGGCTGTATTTAATATTGAAATTCAGAATCATCCCTATATTGAGAGTGTCCTTTTTCAGTTTATGAATGTATGGACAGATCCAGAAGATCCATTTATCAGGAAACTTACTACAGACTCCCTTTTGAAGGTCATTGAGGATGGAAATAGAAAGGCTGTGGTATATAACATGATAATAAATAGTATGAAGCAGTCTTCTTTCATTGATCCTGACATCTATCTGAGATGAATATTATACTGCCGAAAACCGGCCTTCTGTCTTTAAATGAAGTTCAAATAGGAGTCTATATTGAATAAATTATACATTTTACTATTATCTTCGATGATTCTTATATCCTGTGGTTTTAAGAATGATACTGGTAGAGATACAATAATATGGCCAAGCGAAAAATGGCATTCATCATCTCCTGAAACTCAAGGTGTCAATTCTGAAGTACTTGCAGCTATGCTGGAACATATTCAGCAGCAGGAATTTAACATCGACAGTATTCAGATTATTCGTAATGGCAATATTATCCTTGATAGCTACATACATCCTTATAGGGAATCTGATCTTCATATTATTCATTCATGTACAAAAAGTATTACTTCTCTTTTAATCGGAATAGCAATCGATCAAGGGCTGATTGAGAGCCTTGATCAGCCTGTTCTTGATTTTTTTCCTGAAAAAGCGGCCAATAATAAAGATGAAAAGTTAACCAAACTCACTATTCGGCATCTTTTGACAATGAGTACCGGACTTCATAGCCGAGATTCATATATGTATCGTTGGGAAGGCCTTAATGCTATGAAGGATTCCGAAGAAAAATGGAGCGAATACATTCTGAATCTTCCCTTTGATGTCGATCCCGGTAGCCGCTTTGATTATAGTAACATGGCCTCATATTTACTGTCCTCGATTATTACTGAAAGCTCAGGTATGATGGCGATTGATTTTGGGAATAAATACCTATTTGGCCCACTCGGGATAATTGACATCCTCTGGCCGTTATCTCCAGAAGGAAATAATATCGGTTGGGGTGAGATTAAAATCCATCCACATGATTTAGGTAGAATTGGATGGATGGTTCTGAATAAAGGTATATGGAAAGATCAAAGGATCATTTCAGAAGACTATCTGAACCAGGCAACATCAGCTCAAGTCAAAGCAGATACTCTGGCAGAATTCTATGGTTTTCAATGGTGGGTAAAAAAGCCAGGTCTTTTTATGGCACTGGGGTATGGGGGACAGTATCTAATTATTAATCCTGAAAAGAATCTTGTAGTTGTATTTACCAGTGCTCTGAAGGATAAGGATTTCTTCACTCCTATGCACCTATATAGTAGTTTTATTCTCAAAGCTATTGAGTCTGACACAGCTCTTAAAAAAAACAAGAGTTCTTTTGATAGGCTTGAATCTCTAAAGATGGAACTATTAAGTCCTGTAGAAAAAATAATCTCAAATATTCCGAAAGAATTTCAGACTTTCAATGGACATAAATATAAGCTAAATGAAAATCCATACAACCTTAAGACTATTCAATATAATTTCAAGAATAAGCAAGCTACGCTCTTTATGGACTTTGGAAACGGGATTGAAACCTACCCAGTAGGATTGGATGGTAGATATTTAATTAATGAAACTGAAGAAGTTGGGGTGAGAGGTCATTGGAGTCCAGAGCTGAAATTTGAGACCATATTTAAAGGGCAAGGTGAAGCTTGGTGGTTTGATATGAAATCAGTATTTTATGATGAAAGTCTCCATATTGTTCTTCGTTCCAGTAATGGAGATTTCACAACAATAGAAGGTAATTCAATAAAATAGAGAGACCTTATCACCTACCCCTAAATCTGCTGCCGAAAACCGGCCCTCTGTCTACTGACTGCTGAAACCTATTGTACGGAGTACTGAAATGAATAAATTATTGTTTTTTGTTTTCCCTTTGATTATCTATCTTTCCGGATGTTCTTTTTTTGAGCCTAGTGATTACAGCTTGTCAAAATTTGATTCCGCCCAATGGATAGAATATGGAACAGTAGGGGAAAATATAAGATATGAAATGATTAACGATCTGTTTAATAAACATCTTTCGATCGGTTTAAAGAAAGAGACAGTAACTGATCTTTTGGGAACTCCAGATTATATCAATGAATCTGACAATGAATACTCATATTACCTGGGCTGGCCACCAAACTCCGGGTCTTATATGAGAATAGATGGTGAAGTTCTTTCAATATCTTTTCAAAACGATGTGGTAAAAGATTATTATCATTACGAAAGTTGATTATTAAATTGAAAAAAGACTAGCGATAACCAATTTCTGTCGACATCTCCCAATATTTCATCCTTTTGGTTGATATCACAGGCTATTCCTATATGCAATAATATACATACGTTACAATATAATGAAAAATTC
This genomic stretch from Oceanispirochaeta sp. M1 harbors:
- a CDS encoding serine hydrolase gives rise to the protein MNKLYILLLSSMILISCGFKNDTGRDTIIWPSEKWHSSSPETQGVNSEVLAAMLEHIQQQEFNIDSIQIIRNGNIILDSYIHPYRESDLHIIHSCTKSITSLLIGIAIDQGLIESLDQPVLDFFPEKAANNKDEKLTKLTIRHLLTMSTGLHSRDSYMYRWEGLNAMKDSEEKWSEYILNLPFDVDPGSRFDYSNMASYLLSSIITESSGMMAIDFGNKYLFGPLGIIDILWPLSPEGNNIGWGEIKIHPHDLGRIGWMVLNKGIWKDQRIISEDYLNQATSAQVKADTLAEFYGFQWWVKKPGLFMALGYGGQYLIINPEKNLVVVFTSALKDKDFFTPMHLYSSFILKAIESDTALKKNKSSFDRLESLKMELLSPVEKIISNIPKEFQTFNGHKYKLNENPYNLKTIQYNFKNKQATLFMDFGNGIETYPVGLDGRYLINETEEVGVRGHWSPELKFETIFKGQGEAWWFDMKSVFYDESLHIVLRSSNGDFTTIEGNSIK